In one Echinicola marina genomic region, the following are encoded:
- a CDS encoding DUF4134 domain-containing protein has product MFNKQFKKLLLCALLLGLSLSVMGQDGNAGIMEATTKVRSYFQSGVNLMYAIGAIVGLIGAVKVFNKWNSGEPDTGKVAAAWFGSCVFLVIVATVLTSFFG; this is encoded by the coding sequence ATGTTCAACAAGCAATTCAAAAAGCTCCTGCTTTGTGCCTTGCTGCTAGGTCTTTCCCTATCGGTAATGGGCCAGGATGGTAATGCCGGAATCATGGAAGCCACGACCAAGGTGCGAAGTTACTTTCAGTCCGGAGTCAACCTGATGTATGCCATCGGGGCCATTGTAGGGCTGATCGGCGCGGTAAAAGTGTTCAACAAGTGGAATTCCGGGGAGCCGGATACGGGAAAGGTGGCAGCGGCCTGGTTCGGAAGCTGTGTGTTTTTGGTCATCGTGGCCACAGTACTGACCAGTTTCTTCGGCTGA
- a CDS encoding DUF4133 domain-containing protein, protein MAGKHYTINKGVNRPISFKGLQAQYILYLGVGLVVLLLLFAISYVLGISFWLSGTACGFMGYLLFETVFKLNRKYGRYGLKKRLARHKLPMGIKVRDRGFVRKLKQKENG, encoded by the coding sequence ATGGCAGGAAAACATTATACCATCAACAAAGGGGTAAACCGGCCCATTTCCTTTAAGGGACTTCAGGCGCAGTATATCCTTTACCTGGGCGTCGGTCTGGTAGTGTTACTGCTGCTGTTTGCCATCAGCTACGTATTGGGCATTTCCTTTTGGCTTTCCGGGACCGCATGTGGATTTATGGGCTACCTGCTGTTTGAAACAGTCTTCAAACTGAACAGGAAATATGGACGGTATGGCCTAAAAAAGCGTCTTGCCCGGCACAAACTGCCCATGGGCATCAAGGTGCGTGACCGGGGATTTGTCAGAAAGCTAAAACAGAAGGAAAATGGATAG
- a CDS encoding TraG family conjugative transposon ATPase: MDRILEKEMAGIFPIRKVEKDFLISASGDVTAGFEILLPEIFTLDGQGYSSLQSTWSKAIKLLPEGWVLHKQDWFTRMGFDGLIGKEESSFLDRSSQLFFHERPYLAHRCFVYVTMPKKGKRPLDAASSNLIAPHLLSRDLLDEKRLEAFENVLGQFCHLLSDAGMEIQKVLSEDFLGNVHQPGILERYLFLNPQGKRPWVRDIGIKPRLTIGPNEVQLFTLCELDRLPNTIADQTAFETYSSDKHPFAIGQAAPLGQLLPLDHIYNQYVFIENKQEVFKKLESNALRMQSLANYSRENQHSFQAIQDYLNESIKEGSLPVRAHFNLLCWTDRPEAIREIRNKVGAAFSKLDAVAKEESLSAPQLFWAGIPGNAGALPSNETFLTFGKQSACLFNMETGYISSPSPFGIRLGDRQTGRPVNVDLSDEPMKRGWITNRNKFILGPSGSGKSFFTNHMVRSYHAQGAHVVLIDVGHSYKGLCDLVGGYYFTYEENNPIRFNPFYLGGRPLDTEKKESIKTLLLALWKKDDETFTRSEYVAISNALGTYYESLGKDDFPCFDSFFEFCSKEFKADLKGKGVKEKDFDIDNFLYVLRPYYRGGEFDYLLNARENLDLLEQGFIVFELDNIKDHPILFPVVTLIIMEIFISKMRKLKGVRKMILIEEAWKAIAKEGMAEYIKYLFKTVRKFFGEAVVVTQEVEDIISSPVIKQAIINNSDCKILLDQSKYRNKFDGIRELLGLTDKETMQIMSINKANEPGRKYKEVFIGLGPVSKVYRTEVSPEEYLSYTTEQTEKMKVNEMAKAMGGNLEKGIAAMAAEMKGDTI, translated from the coding sequence ATGGATAGGATATTGGAAAAAGAAATGGCCGGTATCTTTCCCATCCGAAAGGTGGAAAAGGATTTTCTGATTTCCGCTTCAGGGGATGTCACGGCAGGATTTGAAATCCTGCTTCCCGAGATATTTACCCTTGATGGGCAGGGCTACTCATCGCTTCAGTCCACCTGGTCAAAGGCCATAAAGCTCCTGCCGGAAGGATGGGTGCTCCATAAACAGGACTGGTTTACAAGAATGGGTTTTGATGGATTGATCGGGAAAGAGGAAAGCAGCTTTCTTGACAGGAGCAGTCAGCTGTTCTTCCATGAAAGGCCCTACCTGGCGCACCGCTGTTTTGTCTATGTTACCATGCCCAAAAAAGGAAAGCGGCCATTGGATGCAGCGTCCTCCAACCTGATTGCGCCCCATCTGCTGTCCAGGGATTTATTGGATGAAAAAAGACTGGAGGCCTTTGAAAATGTGCTGGGCCAATTCTGCCACCTTCTGTCGGACGCGGGCATGGAAATCCAGAAAGTACTGAGCGAAGATTTCTTGGGAAATGTCCATCAGCCCGGGATTTTGGAAAGATACCTTTTTCTAAATCCCCAAGGAAAAAGGCCATGGGTCAGGGATATAGGAATAAAACCCAGACTGACCATTGGTCCAAATGAAGTGCAGCTCTTTACCCTATGTGAGCTCGACAGGCTTCCCAATACCATTGCCGACCAAACGGCCTTTGAGACCTATAGCTCGGACAAGCATCCCTTTGCCATCGGACAGGCTGCCCCATTGGGACAGTTACTGCCCCTGGACCATATCTATAACCAGTATGTATTTATTGAAAACAAACAGGAGGTATTCAAAAAGCTGGAAAGCAATGCCCTGAGGATGCAGAGCCTTGCCAATTACAGCAGGGAAAACCAACATTCATTCCAGGCCATTCAGGATTACCTGAATGAAAGCATCAAGGAGGGAAGCCTTCCGGTCAGGGCGCATTTTAACCTGCTGTGCTGGACGGATCGCCCAGAGGCCATCAGGGAGATTCGCAATAAGGTGGGGGCGGCATTTTCCAAATTGGATGCGGTGGCCAAGGAAGAAAGCCTCAGCGCTCCGCAGCTGTTTTGGGCAGGAATACCCGGCAATGCCGGTGCACTGCCCTCCAATGAAACCTTCTTGACTTTCGGAAAGCAATCCGCCTGCCTATTCAATATGGAAACGGGCTATATCTCCAGTCCTTCCCCCTTTGGCATCCGCCTGGGAGATAGGCAGACAGGAAGACCCGTTAATGTGGACTTGTCGGATGAACCGATGAAAAGGGGCTGGATTACCAATCGAAACAAGTTTATCCTGGGCCCATCAGGAAGTGGCAAGAGTTTCTTTACCAATCATATGGTGCGGAGTTATCACGCCCAAGGGGCACATGTGGTGTTGATCGATGTGGGACATTCCTATAAAGGGCTCTGCGATCTGGTCGGCGGTTATTATTTTACCTATGAGGAAAATAATCCCATCCGTTTCAATCCCTTTTATCTGGGGGGAAGGCCATTGGATACAGAAAAGAAGGAAAGCATCAAGACCTTGCTGCTGGCCCTTTGGAAAAAGGATGACGAGACCTTCACGCGCAGTGAATATGTGGCCATTTCCAATGCCCTGGGGACATATTATGAAAGCCTTGGGAAAGACGATTTCCCTTGTTTTGACAGCTTTTTTGAATTCTGCTCGAAAGAGTTCAAGGCTGACCTAAAAGGAAAGGGGGTAAAGGAAAAGGACTTTGATATCGACAATTTCCTTTATGTGCTCAGGCCCTATTACAGGGGCGGGGAATTTGACTACCTGCTCAATGCCCGTGAAAACCTGGACCTGCTGGAGCAAGGCTTTATTGTCTTTGAACTGGACAATATCAAGGACCATCCCATACTGTTTCCGGTAGTGACCCTGATCATCATGGAGATCTTTATTTCCAAGATGCGGAAACTTAAAGGGGTGCGCAAGATGATCCTGATTGAGGAAGCATGGAAGGCAATTGCCAAGGAGGGCATGGCGGAATATATAAAGTACCTCTTTAAAACGGTCAGGAAGTTTTTTGGGGAGGCAGTGGTGGTCACCCAAGAGGTAGAGGACATCATCTCCAGCCCTGTAATCAAACAGGCCATTATCAATAATTCTGACTGCAAGATACTTCTGGATCAGTCCAAGTACCGTAACAAGTTTGACGGGATCAGGGAACTGCTGGGCCTGACCGATAAGGAAACCATGCAGATCATGTCCATCAACAAGGCCAATGAACCAGGCAGGAAGTACAAAGAGGTCTTTATTGGCCTTGGGCCGGTAAGCAAGGTATACAGGACCGAGGTGTCCCCAGAGGAATACCTCAGCTATACCACGGAACAGACCGAGAAAATGAAGGTAAACGAGATGGCAAAGGCCATGGGTGGAAACCTTGAAAAAGGCATTGCTGCCATGGCCGCCGAAATGAAAGGAGATACTATATGA
- a CDS encoding conjugal transfer protein TraI: MKRTKVLKIGLLAGLLCFGAPQMPRTDAAVPAYILEIIRQGVKKAIVAIDLKIQRLQNNTIWLQNAQKVLENTLNKLKLEEISDWAERQKELYGDYYEGLWKVKSVLTQYQKVRDIAKMQGRLVTEYQKAWGIIVRSGNFSQKELQWMEKVYLGILDHSVQNLEEVTGAINAFQLKMSDGERLMIIDRVEKKVRFNLTDLMRFNERNLLISRQRSYAKGEIKTLNDIHHEKD, encoded by the coding sequence ATGAAAAGGACAAAAGTACTGAAAATAGGATTACTGGCCGGACTGCTGTGTTTTGGGGCTCCCCAAATGCCCCGCACGGATGCGGCAGTGCCGGCCTATATATTGGAGATCATCAGGCAAGGGGTGAAAAAGGCCATTGTGGCCATCGACCTTAAGATCCAAAGGCTACAGAACAATACCATCTGGCTGCAGAATGCCCAAAAGGTACTGGAAAACACCCTGAACAAGCTCAAGCTGGAGGAGATCTCAGATTGGGCTGAAAGACAAAAGGAGCTTTACGGGGACTATTACGAGGGACTCTGGAAGGTGAAAAGTGTCCTGACCCAATACCAAAAAGTCAGAGACATCGCAAAAATGCAGGGGCGTCTGGTAACCGAATACCAAAAGGCCTGGGGAATCATTGTGCGCAGTGGGAACTTCAGCCAAAAGGAGCTGCAGTGGATGGAAAAAGTCTACCTGGGCATCCTTGATCATTCAGTGCAGAACCTGGAGGAAGTGACCGGGGCCATCAATGCTTTCCAACTCAAGATGAGTGATGGCGAACGGCTGATGATCATCGACAGGGTGGAAAAGAAAGTGCGCTTTAACCTGACGGACCTGATGCGCTTCAATGAACGGAACCTTTTGATCAGCAGGCAGCGGTCCTATGCCAAAGGGGAAATCAAAACCTTAAATGATATTCACCATGAAAAGGATTAG
- a CDS encoding TerB family tellurite resistance protein, translating to MKKQGLKFLLLGLLFLGPNLSKAQVGESAQLLLNVEKLSQFKQILNDMYKGYQTLSKGYNMVRDVASGNFSLHKAFIDGLSAVSPVVKRYHKVGQIIHYQKIILEEYQRANRQFMARGNFNREEIEYLALVYRNLLDMSARNMEELLLVITGGKLQMSDEERMAAIDRIFDDIKDRYVFLRVFNNEAAVLNLQRKRAHGANNTLKNLQP from the coding sequence ATGAAAAAACAAGGTTTAAAATTTCTGCTACTGGGGCTTTTGTTTTTGGGTCCCAATTTGAGCAAAGCTCAAGTAGGAGAATCTGCCCAGTTGCTGCTCAATGTTGAAAAGCTCAGCCAGTTCAAACAGATACTCAATGATATGTACAAGGGATATCAGACCCTGAGCAAGGGCTATAATATGGTCAGGGATGTAGCATCCGGTAACTTCTCACTGCACAAGGCTTTTATCGATGGACTTTCGGCTGTCAGTCCAGTAGTCAAAAGGTACCATAAAGTAGGCCAAATCATCCACTACCAAAAGATCATTTTAGAGGAGTACCAAAGGGCCAACCGGCAATTTATGGCAAGGGGCAACTTTAACAGGGAGGAAATTGAGTACTTGGCCCTGGTCTATAGGAACCTGCTTGATATGAGTGCCAGGAACATGGAGGAACTGCTACTGGTCATCACGGGCGGAAAGCTGCAGATGAGCGATGAGGAAAGGATGGCGGCCATTGACCGGATCTTTGATGATATCAAGGACCGCTATGTATTCCTGCGGGTTTTCAATAATGAGGCCGCGGTACTCAACCTCCAACGTAAACGGGCGCATGGAGCAAACAATACCCTAAAAAACCTTCAGCCATGA
- the traJ gene encoding conjugative transposon protein TraJ, whose amino-acid sequence MRYWLLILAMLVSLSASAQGISGGAGGLHEVLEELYAEMIPLASDLIGVGRGIAGFAAIFYIASRVWGHIARAESIDFYPLLRPFALGMAILLFPFVLDVMNGVLSPLASHTGNMVKNSNVAIDRLLAEKQRAIEATEYWEMYVGESGSGDREGWYEYTHPEGTEEGFWEGLGNDIQFAMEKASFNFSNSIKKWMSEVLEVLYQAAALCINTIRVFYLIILSILGPIVFGLSVFDGFQHSLKSWLARYINVYMWLPVANIFGAIIGRIQEEMIRIDIGQVENAGKTFFSSTDTAYLIFLVIAIIGYFTVPSVANYIVYAAGRDTLLHKTSSMVTKAPATAAKSLI is encoded by the coding sequence ATGAGGTATTGGCTATTGATTCTTGCCATGTTGGTTTCCCTTTCGGCCTCGGCCCAAGGAATCAGTGGTGGAGCCGGAGGCTTGCATGAGGTATTGGAAGAGCTCTATGCCGAAATGATCCCCTTGGCCTCCGACCTGATCGGCGTGGGCAGGGGCATTGCCGGTTTTGCAGCCATTTTCTATATCGCCAGTAGGGTATGGGGCCATATTGCAAGGGCGGAGTCGATTGACTTTTATCCCTTATTACGGCCTTTTGCCCTGGGTATGGCCATCTTGCTTTTCCCCTTTGTGCTTGATGTTATGAACGGGGTGCTGAGCCCACTGGCCAGCCATACTGGCAATATGGTGAAGAATTCCAATGTGGCCATCGACCGGCTGTTGGCAGAAAAACAAAGGGCCATTGAGGCCACTGAATACTGGGAAATGTATGTGGGGGAAAGCGGTAGCGGTGACCGTGAAGGCTGGTATGAATATACCCATCCTGAGGGAACAGAGGAAGGCTTCTGGGAGGGCCTCGGCAATGATATACAGTTTGCCATGGAAAAGGCCTCGTTCAATTTCTCCAATTCCATCAAAAAATGGATGAGCGAGGTACTGGAAGTCCTTTACCAAGCTGCGGCCCTATGTATCAATACCATCAGGGTGTTCTACCTGATCATCCTGTCCATACTGGGCCCCATAGTTTTTGGACTCTCGGTATTCGATGGTTTCCAGCATAGCCTGAAATCATGGCTGGCAAGGTACATCAATGTGTACATGTGGCTGCCCGTGGCCAATATTTTTGGGGCCATTATTGGGCGCATCCAGGAGGAGATGATCAGAATCGATATTGGACAAGTGGAGAATGCGGGCAAGACCTTTTTCTCATCCACCGATACGGCCTATTTGATCTTTCTGGTCATTGCCATTATCGGTTATTTTACTGTCCCCTCGGTGGCCAATTATATTGTCTATGCCGCGGGGAGGGATACGCTATTGCACAAAACCAGCAGCATGGTGACCAAAGCTCCCGCCACTGCCGCCAAATCCTTGATCTGA
- the traK gene encoding conjugative transposon protein TraK, giving the protein MFNYFTNIETAFQHVKRFSLVLSLGAIAMALGSIWLSYRFQQQAAERVYILMDGKVLEAVASDRKSNIKIEAREHVIRFHSHFFSLSPDEEQINEQLGKAFYLGDGSVQSAYQVLKEQGYYNRLVTGNIHQELSVDSIALDMAQRPYSFWFYGRQTITRPTSKLTRSLVTKGQLREVARSINNPHGFLVEQWETLENRDIKIEKR; this is encoded by the coding sequence ATGTTCAACTACTTTACCAATATCGAAACGGCCTTCCAACATGTGAAGCGCTTTAGCCTGGTCCTGTCGCTTGGGGCTATCGCAATGGCACTGGGAAGTATCTGGCTCTCCTATAGGTTCCAACAGCAGGCTGCAGAAAGGGTGTATATCCTGATGGATGGAAAGGTACTGGAAGCAGTGGCCTCTGATAGAAAGTCCAATATCAAAATAGAGGCCAGGGAGCATGTAATTCGCTTCCACAGCCATTTCTTTTCCCTCTCTCCCGATGAGGAGCAGATAAATGAACAATTAGGGAAGGCCTTTTATCTGGGTGATGGCTCTGTTCAGTCGGCCTATCAGGTACTCAAGGAACAGGGCTATTATAACCGCTTGGTTACAGGGAATATCCATCAGGAGCTGAGCGTGGACAGCATCGCCCTTGATATGGCCCAAAGACCTTACAGCTTTTGGTTTTATGGCAGGCAAACCATTACCCGCCCCACCTCCAAGTTGACCCGGAGCCTAGTTACCAAAGGGCAACTGAGGGAAGTGGCCAGGTCCATCAACAATCCCCACGGATTCCTGGTCGAGCAATGGGAAACACTTGAAAACAGGGATATCAAAATAGAAAAAAGATGA
- the traM gene encoding conjugative transposon protein TraM, which produces MAKPRFQVNASNEAKPAVKEIHSGQNSFYGLEETAIMEHPVKEAIAAEIAETLSLKGSGRVKIRLLETVTVNGMELKKGAVLYGKASQDANRVSLSISAIRSGKHILPVELEAFDLDGMPGIPISGSLQQEIKEGAGDALITGMPSLNGGISMEEQMASAGISAAKGLFRKKSKSIKVTLKAGHPILLVNQSII; this is translated from the coding sequence TTGGCAAAGCCCCGGTTTCAGGTAAACGCTTCCAATGAGGCCAAACCTGCTGTCAAGGAAATCCATAGCGGTCAAAATAGCTTTTATGGACTGGAAGAAACTGCTATAATGGAGCATCCAGTAAAAGAGGCCATAGCTGCTGAAATAGCGGAGACGCTCAGCCTGAAAGGATCTGGAAGGGTCAAGATCAGATTATTGGAAACGGTCACGGTCAACGGAATGGAATTAAAAAAGGGTGCTGTTCTCTACGGCAAGGCCAGCCAGGATGCCAACAGGGTCAGTCTGTCCATTTCGGCCATACGTTCGGGAAAACATATCCTACCAGTGGAACTGGAAGCTTTTGACCTGGACGGCATGCCCGGCATACCGATCAGTGGAAGCCTCCAACAGGAAATCAAGGAAGGGGCAGGGGATGCCCTGATTACAGGTATGCCCAGTTTGAACGGAGGAATTAGCATGGAGGAACAGATGGCCTCTGCCGGGATATCTGCAGCAAAAGGACTGTTCCGTAAAAAAAGCAAATCCATCAAAGTCACCCTAAAGGCTGGCCACCCCATTTTACTTGTCAACCAATCTATCATATAA
- a CDS encoding DUF4138 domain-containing protein — protein sequence MKKGIVLIFVLNCFLVLDLVAQEPVFKARPLTKAAFIPAYPVKVGWDHTTALVFPAKVLSVDRGHGKILAKVEEKAPNLLLLKTGKRQFVTTNLHVVTADARLYHLKVSYSEALAESSINMFGQAELSHKALVLKDDVVDAEMLMGFGQQVLEAKGFLSRSSNQHSIKVKLEGVFQAEGLLFFKLAIKNKSPLAFVPDELEFVVKDKKQAKHASVREHFLEPAWLDWEAEKEINGHEAKKLIVAFPRFTISDKKYFQVLVREKNGDRDLSLNIRAKDIQKVRNLTNVQTKQP from the coding sequence ATGAAAAAAGGAATTGTATTGATTTTCGTGCTGAACTGCTTTTTGGTATTGGACCTGGTGGCACAGGAACCGGTGTTCAAGGCGAGGCCCCTAACGAAAGCAGCTTTTATTCCTGCCTATCCGGTCAAAGTAGGCTGGGACCATACCACTGCCCTGGTATTTCCCGCCAAGGTACTGAGTGTGGACAGGGGGCATGGAAAGATCCTTGCCAAGGTGGAAGAAAAAGCGCCCAATTTATTATTGCTGAAGACAGGAAAGCGCCAGTTTGTGACCACCAACCTCCATGTGGTGACTGCTGATGCTCGGCTGTACCATTTAAAGGTAAGTTATTCAGAAGCATTGGCCGAAAGTTCCATTAATATGTTCGGGCAGGCAGAACTGTCCCATAAGGCATTGGTATTAAAGGACGATGTAGTGGATGCCGAGATGTTGATGGGCTTTGGTCAACAGGTATTGGAGGCGAAGGGATTTTTGAGCAGGTCCTCCAACCAACACAGCATCAAAGTCAAGTTGGAAGGGGTTTTTCAGGCCGAAGGCTTACTTTTTTTTAAGCTGGCAATAAAGAATAAATCCCCATTGGCCTTTGTGCCGGATGAACTTGAATTTGTGGTCAAGGATAAAAAGCAGGCTAAACATGCCTCGGTCAGGGAACATTTTCTGGAACCGGCATGGCTTGACTGGGAAGCTGAAAAGGAAATAAATGGCCATGAGGCGAAAAAGCTCATAGTAGCCTTTCCAAGGTTTACGATATCGGACAAAAAGTATTTTCAGGTACTTGTCAGGGAGAAAAACGGGGACAGGGACCTTAGCCTGAATATCAGGGCGAAGGATATACAAAAAGTCAGGAATTTAACCAATGTTCAAACTAAACAACCATAA
- a CDS encoding nucleotidyltransferase family protein, with product MEVQIAGHIDEFKKICKEHKVDQLYAFGSAISDRFNEKTSDIDFLVEIITSDPLEKGELLLSLWDTLEGFFDRKVDLLTDQSVKNPVLRKSIEQSKQLIYDRTGEKVFV from the coding sequence ATGGAAGTACAAATAGCTGGACACATTGATGAATTCAAAAAGATATGTAAAGAACATAAGGTAGATCAACTTTATGCCTTTGGCTCGGCTATATCAGACAGGTTCAATGAGAAAACAAGTGACATTGATTTTCTGGTGGAAATAATCACTTCTGACCCTTTGGAAAAAGGGGAACTCCTTCTTTCCCTATGGGATACATTGGAGGGATTTTTTGATCGAAAAGTTGATCTTCTTACTGACCAATCCGTAAAAAACCCAGTCTTGAGAAAATCAATAGAACAATCGAAGCAGTTAATTTATGACCGAACAGGCGAAAAAGTATTTGTCTGA
- a CDS encoding HepT-like ribonuclease domain-containing protein — protein MTEQAKKYLSDIFLAIDKIDQFMEGIDNYYDYEADLKTQSAIERQLSIIGEAINQLRKIGVRLEHDHQMVGFRNRLIHAYDSIDNTIVWAIINRHIPKLKDDLFKL, from the coding sequence ATGACCGAACAGGCGAAAAAGTATTTGTCTGACATTTTCTTGGCAATTGATAAAATCGATCAATTCATGGAGGGGATAGATAACTATTATGATTATGAAGCTGATCTGAAAACTCAAAGTGCCATTGAAAGGCAGCTATCTATTATTGGTGAAGCAATCAATCAACTTAGAAAAATAGGAGTTCGATTGGAACATGATCATCAAATGGTTGGATTTAGAAACAGATTGATTCATGCGTATGATAGTATTGACAACACTATTGTATGGGCAATTATTAATCGTCACATCCCAAAATTGAAGGATGATCTTTTTAAGCTTTAA
- the tnpA gene encoding IS200/IS605 family transposase — MGSINRRGNHTVSWLTVHIVWVTKYRYPVLRGDVQRRCRDLLKQICDAEDVRILQGVISNDHVHMHIEYSPKHSISDLVKRMKGRTSRRLQSDYPELSKRYWGRHFWAIGYGAWSTGNITDKMVEEYLEHHRDISNTDDQDNFILE, encoded by the coding sequence ATGGGATCAATCAATCGTCGAGGAAACCATACAGTGAGTTGGTTGACAGTCCACATAGTTTGGGTTACCAAGTATCGTTATCCTGTACTACGAGGAGATGTTCAACGGCGCTGTAGGGATTTGCTGAAACAAATATGTGATGCAGAAGATGTTAGGATTCTTCAGGGCGTAATAAGTAATGATCATGTTCACATGCATATTGAATATAGCCCGAAACATTCGATAAGCGACTTGGTAAAGCGTATGAAAGGTCGAACTTCACGACGTCTTCAATCGGATTATCCAGAATTAAGCAAACGCTATTGGGGTCGCCATTTTTGGGCTATTGGTTATGGTGCTTGGAGTACAGGCAATATAACAGATAAGATGGTTGAGGAGTATTTAGAACACCATCGAGACATCTCGAATACTGACGATCAGGATAATTTTATCCTGGAGTAA
- a CDS encoding RNA polymerase sigma factor: MEKPQNNYSSQKIHVVPKTADQKNDMANFSKVSDVEIWEAFKQGDEEAFNYIYRMFVPGMYNYGVHLVSDEGIVKDCIQILFINIRRKRAKLSKVNNIRGYLYTILYRELIKMYEKKNNVSIDSLEYSSCKFPIEVSHETKLIREELTNERLEQLELAMEKLPARQREALLLLYKEGLSYKDITEIMGFKDIKYARNLIYRGLENLRSKIL; this comes from the coding sequence ATGGAAAAACCCCAAAATAACTACAGTTCCCAGAAAATTCATGTAGTCCCAAAAACTGCTGATCAAAAAAATGATATGGCGAATTTCTCCAAAGTGTCCGATGTGGAAATTTGGGAGGCTTTCAAGCAGGGGGATGAGGAAGCATTTAACTATATCTACAGGATGTTTGTTCCCGGTATGTATAATTATGGAGTCCATTTGGTTAGTGATGAGGGAATAGTAAAGGATTGTATTCAAATTCTCTTTATCAATATCAGAAGAAAAAGAGCCAAATTATCTAAAGTAAATAATATTCGAGGATACCTGTATACCATACTATATCGTGAGCTCATAAAGATGTATGAGAAGAAGAATAATGTGAGCATAGATTCTCTAGAATATTCATCCTGCAAGTTTCCAATAGAAGTATCCCATGAGACTAAATTGATTAGGGAAGAATTAACAAATGAACGATTAGAACAACTTGAATTGGCCATGGAAAAACTTCCTGCCCGACAAAGGGAAGCATTACTGCTTCTTTATAAGGAAGGCCTAAGCTATAAGGATATCACTGAAATAATGGGGTTTAAGGATATTAAGTATGCTAGGAATTTGATTTATAGAGGATTGGAGAACCTGAGGTCGAAGATTTTGTGA
- a CDS encoding FecR family protein, with protein MKYSEFNIIDFLQDEFFINWVNNPTHETNHFWVKWLVEHPEKREEVFKASQIIKLVDYKKQYEIPDDIYLDMYENIKLDKHTEPYNDPSKLVKWRFWNKLVAAVLVLGCIFWGYNNFNGNKSEQIDTPNLITKSNPCGQKSKVLLPDGTKVYLNAESSLVFPVEFSDSLRLVKLKGEAFFDVKESKVRPFVVQADNTRVRVMGTTFNVKNKEGLSVALVSGKVAVENDLGTKIILSPQEKLEIDESGNFYKSSFDLLETTGWKNKYLVFKEDNYDEVKEKLETWFGVKIINRKEMEEGWSYSGVYHNESLENVLEGISITSNFTFRIEDKTILIENPK; from the coding sequence ATGAAGTACAGTGAATTCAATATAATTGATTTTCTCCAAGATGAATTTTTCATCAATTGGGTAAATAACCCAACTCATGAAACCAATCACTTTTGGGTAAAATGGTTGGTAGAACACCCAGAGAAAAGAGAAGAGGTATTTAAGGCAAGCCAAATAATCAAATTGGTAGACTATAAGAAGCAATATGAAATACCTGATGATATTTATTTGGATATGTATGAAAATATTAAACTGGATAAGCATACTGAACCTTACAATGACCCGTCTAAATTAGTAAAGTGGAGATTCTGGAATAAGTTGGTAGCTGCTGTTTTGGTATTAGGCTGTATTTTTTGGGGATACAATAATTTTAATGGAAATAAAAGTGAACAAATTGATACTCCAAATTTGATAACTAAAAGCAACCCATGTGGCCAAAAGTCAAAAGTTCTCCTGCCTGATGGAACCAAGGTTTATTTGAACGCAGAAAGCTCTTTGGTTTTTCCAGTGGAGTTTTCTGATTCCTTAAGGCTGGTGAAGTTAAAGGGAGAAGCATTTTTCGATGTGAAAGAAAGTAAGGTACGACCTTTTGTTGTTCAGGCAGATAATACTAGGGTAAGGGTCATGGGAACCACTTTTAATGTGAAAAACAAAGAGGGACTGTCAGTAGCGCTTGTCTCTGGAAAGGTAGCAGTTGAAAATGACCTAGGGACTAAAATTATTTTATCTCCCCAAGAAAAGCTGGAGATCGATGAGTCAGGTAATTTTTATAAATCCAGCTTTGATTTATTGGAAACCACAGGTTGGAAGAACAAATACTTGGTATTCAAAGAGGACAATTATGATGAGGTAAAAGAAAAATTGGAGACTTGGTTTGGAGTAAAAATCATCAATAGGAAGGAAATGGAAGAAGGTTGGTCCTATTCGGGGGTTTACCACAATGAAAGCCTTGAAAATGTATTGGAAGGAATTAGCATTACCTCAAATTTCACTTTTAGAATAGAAGATAAAACCATATTAATTGAAAACCCAAAATAA